The following are encoded together in the Pelosinus sp. IPA-1 genome:
- a CDS encoding single-stranded DNA-binding protein, which translates to MNKVIIVGRLTRDPEVRYTQTGKAVASFSVAVDTGYGENKRADFIPVVVWDKLAEVCGNNLTKGRRVLVEGRLQIRDYEKDGQKRRAADVVAQNIEFLDTKQAVGSNSSTTGPAKSSGYDVSSFGTEVFPEEEIPF; encoded by the coding sequence ATGAATAAGGTTATAATAGTCGGTCGTTTGACTCGAGATCCAGAAGTTCGATACACCCAAACTGGTAAAGCGGTAGCTTCATTTAGTGTGGCAGTTGATACCGGCTATGGTGAGAATAAGCGTGCTGATTTTATTCCTGTAGTAGTATGGGATAAGCTGGCCGAAGTTTGTGGCAACAATCTTACCAAGGGTCGTCGTGTACTAGTTGAAGGACGTTTGCAAATTCGTGATTATGAAAAAGATGGACAAAAACGGCGTGCAGCGGACGTAGTAGCTCAAAACATCGAGTTCTTAGATACTAAACAAGCTGTAGGCAGTAACAGTAGTACGACTGGTCCTGCAAAATCATCCGGATATGATGTCAGTTCCTTTGGTACAGAGGTCTTCCCTGAAGAGGAAATTCCATTTTAA
- a CDS encoding DHH family phosphoesterase, with product MPQGPSFWFDTRIYLAVATALLVVIIFYNPYVAVLGAILLGSLYLYGRERHIERQKDLNNYLDTMSHSIEQGASYALKNLPLVMAIIDQEGKLFWYNDVLKEWFTEELKIGESILTIFPELPLDKIWGKSGREVFVAEDKYYQMIYEPVDDGIENEELMIAYISDITASEKVKVECIDSVPVMAYIQIDNYDDVLQGLNENQRTSVLAEVNKLLAEWVTENEAVLKKYADDMYIAVFNRQNLNKCLHEKFDILDKVRAIHVGNKIPVTLSMGFAADDYSVALLGERAQAGLDLALGRGGDQVAVHVGGKLQFYGGKAKAVEKNTRVKARIVAQALREIIEDGDLVLVMGHNNEDFDSLGAAIGVAIMARHLGKDLRIVVSQPGVSLNKLKEILADYEQYQDMFISYTQALGMLTPRTLLFVVDVHHPELTAAPELLSRVDRIVVIDHHRRSEKFIVNPLLVYLEPSASSTCELVTELLMYFDDYLEFNKFDATALYAGIIVDTKQFAVQSGVRTFDAAAYLRRSGADPALVRQMFRLDFDTVKSRAEILNHAEMLPGGVVVADCPANMKNGQIVAAQVADMLLGVEGVQISFVLFFLDDGIGVSARSNGNFNVQVIMEELGGGGHQTVAGAQVRRGNMKDVKRQVIELSAKYIEESAENESNSTTRS from the coding sequence ATGCCACAAGGTCCGTCTTTTTGGTTTGATACAAGAATTTATCTTGCTGTAGCGACAGCTTTGTTAGTGGTGATTATCTTTTACAACCCTTATGTGGCAGTTTTAGGGGCAATTTTACTAGGGTCCCTCTATCTATATGGGCGTGAGCGTCATATAGAGCGGCAAAAGGATTTGAATAATTACTTAGATACGATGAGCCATAGTATTGAGCAAGGAGCGTCCTATGCCTTAAAAAACTTACCGTTAGTTATGGCGATTATTGATCAAGAAGGAAAGTTATTTTGGTATAATGACGTGCTTAAAGAATGGTTTACAGAGGAATTAAAAATTGGCGAATCGATCTTGACAATATTTCCAGAATTACCTTTAGATAAGATCTGGGGAAAGTCTGGTCGCGAAGTATTCGTCGCGGAAGATAAATATTATCAAATGATCTATGAACCGGTAGATGATGGTATTGAAAATGAAGAGTTAATGATTGCCTATATTAGCGATATAACTGCTAGTGAGAAGGTAAAAGTAGAATGCATTGACTCTGTACCCGTTATGGCTTACATTCAGATTGATAATTATGATGATGTATTGCAAGGGTTAAATGAAAATCAGCGCACTTCTGTATTGGCGGAAGTCAATAAGCTTTTGGCAGAATGGGTAACGGAAAATGAAGCGGTGCTGAAAAAATATGCAGATGATATGTATATCGCCGTATTTAACCGTCAAAATTTAAACAAATGCTTACATGAGAAGTTTGATATCTTAGATAAGGTCCGCGCTATCCATGTAGGTAATAAAATACCGGTAACGTTAAGTATGGGGTTTGCTGCTGATGATTATTCAGTAGCACTATTGGGTGAAAGAGCCCAAGCTGGCCTTGATTTGGCACTAGGTCGTGGTGGTGATCAGGTCGCCGTTCATGTAGGAGGCAAGCTCCAGTTTTATGGTGGTAAGGCCAAAGCGGTAGAAAAAAATACGAGAGTAAAAGCTCGAATTGTGGCTCAGGCTTTGCGGGAAATCATTGAAGATGGTGACCTAGTACTAGTGATGGGGCACAATAATGAGGATTTTGATAGCTTGGGGGCTGCCATTGGTGTTGCAATTATGGCACGTCATTTAGGCAAAGATCTTCGCATCGTTGTCAGTCAGCCAGGAGTATCTTTAAACAAATTGAAGGAGATACTGGCGGATTATGAACAATACCAAGATATGTTTATTAGCTATACTCAGGCTCTTGGTATGCTCACTCCACGCACTTTGTTATTTGTAGTGGACGTTCATCACCCGGAATTGACTGCCGCACCAGAACTTCTTAGTCGTGTAGATCGAATCGTAGTGATTGATCATCATCGCCGTTCCGAAAAGTTCATAGTAAACCCTTTATTGGTTTATCTAGAACCATCGGCTTCCTCAACTTGTGAGCTGGTAACGGAGCTACTAATGTATTTTGATGACTACTTAGAATTTAATAAATTTGATGCAACTGCCTTATATGCAGGTATTATTGTTGATACAAAGCAGTTCGCCGTGCAAAGTGGGGTACGCACTTTTGATGCAGCCGCCTATTTGCGCAGATCTGGCGCTGATCCAGCCTTAGTGCGTCAAATGTTCCGCCTGGATTTTGATACAGTAAAGTCCCGAGCAGAAATTTTGAACCACGCAGAAATGTTACCAGGCGGTGTTGTAGTTGCCGATTGTCCTGCTAATATGAAAAATGGGCAAATTGTGGCAGCTCAGGTTGCAGATATGCTGCTTGGTGTGGAAGGTGTACAAATTAGTTTTGTCCTATTCTTCCTGGATGATGGTATTGGTGTTAGCGCTCGGTCGAATGGTAATTTTAATGTGCAAGTTATTATGGAGGAATTAGGCGGCGGTGGACACCAGACAGTAGCTGGTGCGCAAGTGAGAAGAGGAAATATGAAAGACGTAAAGCGCCAAGTCATTGAACTTAGCGCAAAATATATAGAGGAGAGTGCAGAAAATGAAAGTAATTCTACAACAAGAAGTTAA
- a CDS encoding MazG-like family protein — translation MAVLFSNESDILRKMRLIEWLKAELITHIGQLYQAMAKNSEQAISDGLAAVVVSCYILARRLGIGFDSLDKAVLQKVEQDIKKEREVEKWFGDSSEYQRHLRKKG, via the coding sequence GTGGCTGTTTTGTTTTCGAATGAATCCGATATTTTACGCAAAATGCGTTTGATAGAATGGCTTAAGGCAGAGTTGATTACCCATATTGGACAATTATACCAAGCTATGGCGAAAAATAGTGAACAGGCTATTAGTGATGGGTTGGCAGCCGTAGTCGTGTCTTGTTATATATTGGCAAGGAGATTGGGGATTGGCTTTGATTCCTTAGATAAAGCTGTATTGCAAAAAGTAGAGCAAGATATAAAAAAAGAACGAGAAGTGGAGAAATGGTTTGGGGATTCTAGCGAATACCAACGACATCTTCGCAAAAAGGGGTGA
- the rpsF gene encoding 30S ribosomal protein S6, with product MRKYEVMFIVKPLDEEATNAVITKFENLINNNGGQVEKVDRWGKKRLAYVVKDFTEGFYCLVNFTAVPATILELDRIMKITEDILKFMIIKQDE from the coding sequence GTGAGAAAGTACGAAGTCATGTTTATTGTTAAACCGTTGGATGAAGAAGCGACAAATGCGGTAATTACCAAGTTTGAAAACCTTATTAACAACAACGGTGGTCAAGTAGAAAAAGTTGACCGTTGGGGCAAAAAACGTTTGGCTTATGTAGTAAAAGACTTTACTGAAGGTTTTTACTGCTTAGTGAACTTTACAGCTGTACCAGCGACAATTCTTGAGCTTGATCGTATAATGAAGATTACAGAAGACATTTTGAAATTCATGATTATTAAGCAAGACGAATAG
- the rpsR gene encoding 30S ribosomal protein S18, which yields MKRERGRKPKKKICSFCVDKVETIDYKEVGKIRRYTTERGKILPRRISGNCAKHQRRVTLAIKRARIVALLPFTAE from the coding sequence GTGAAACGTGAAAGAGGAAGAAAACCTAAGAAAAAGATTTGCAGTTTCTGCGTTGATAAAGTAGAAACTATCGATTATAAAGAAGTTGGCAAGATTCGCCGTTACACTACTGAGCGCGGCAAAATATTGCCCCGCCGTATTTCTGGTAACTGCGCAAAACATCAACGTCGTGTTACTTTGGCAATTAAACGTGCACGTATTGTTGCATTACTGCCATTCACAGCAGAATAA
- a CDS encoding YybS family protein, which yields MRQTRLRPMVEGGILSGIAILFALISAYLPLIGPFVNLMWPVPIILLGVRHGYKWSIMATVVAGIMIALLMHPLHSLSVVVGFGLIGIVLGYAFRMNFSAGKTMLWGTIASLISKAALLGISAMVIGTNPFTMQTDVMANAVEQAVEIYRNFGMGEQELAKITESMQTMMDLMKIILPAGFIMASVLDTWLNFLIAKVVLKKLGHHVPGFPPFKDWCLPYYIVYFFALSLVMIYWGNSREIILLSQVGMNLQVMTSMLILVQGLALFNYFADKYNLSRMVRGIILFLVLTNGFLAQILIFGGAIDMVMDYRRLRGPQSKE from the coding sequence ATGAGACAAACAAGACTAAGACCGATGGTAGAGGGTGGAATACTTTCGGGTATAGCCATACTTTTTGCCTTAATTAGTGCATATTTACCATTAATTGGACCCTTTGTAAATTTAATGTGGCCGGTACCTATTATTTTATTGGGTGTTCGCCATGGTTATAAATGGAGTATTATGGCTACCGTAGTAGCTGGCATCATGATTGCTTTGTTAATGCATCCTTTACACTCTCTTAGTGTAGTCGTTGGCTTTGGTTTAATTGGTATTGTTCTTGGTTATGCATTCCGAATGAATTTTAGTGCAGGTAAAACCATGTTGTGGGGAACAATTGCTTCTCTTATTTCAAAAGCAGCTTTATTAGGGATAAGTGCCATGGTTATCGGTACCAATCCGTTTACTATGCAGACGGATGTAATGGCTAATGCAGTAGAGCAAGCTGTAGAAATCTATCGAAACTTTGGCATGGGAGAGCAGGAACTGGCAAAAATAACAGAGTCTATGCAAACGATGATGGATTTGATGAAGATTATTTTACCGGCAGGATTTATCATGGCATCAGTACTTGATACTTGGTTAAATTTTTTAATTGCAAAAGTGGTGTTAAAGAAACTCGGACATCATGTCCCTGGGTTTCCACCTTTTAAAGATTGGTGTTTACCATATTATATTGTATATTTTTTCGCATTGTCTTTAGTTATGATCTATTGGGGCAATAGCAGAGAAATTATTTTATTATCTCAAGTTGGTATGAATCTGCAAGTAATGACCAGTATGCTCATTCTAGTGCAGGGACTGGCGTTATTTAACTACTTTGCCGATAAATACAATTTGTCAAGAATGGTCCGAGGGATTATACTGTTCTTGGTATTGACAAACGGTTTTCTGGCGCAGATCTTGATATTTGGTGGGGCAATAGACATGGTTATGGATTATCGGCGATTGCGGGGGCCTCAGTCCAAAGAATAA